Proteins from a single region of Methanoculleus taiwanensis:
- the hypD gene encoding hydrogenase formation protein HypD yields the protein MPVSKDILDTLDSLVDSDLCIMHICGTHEAAIARAGIRSILPERLKIVMGPGCPVCITPQGEIDAAIDLVEKDCVIATYGDLLRVPGSNGSLESSGGDVRVVQGVHKAVEIARREPEKEVVFISVGFETTAPTVAATILTNPPENFSILSCHRLVPPAMEWLLSQGEAKLHGFMLPGHVCTVMGYHEYEQFPVPQVVAGFEPEDILLGLVMLVKQIREGKARIDNAYPRAVCREGNRKAQALMYDVFEPCDVEWRGFPVIPGSGLRLKPEFEQYDAQKKFDIEIRHVDKHSACICDRVLRGIAQPSDCKLFGKACTPRTPVGPCMVSHEGACKIWHLYESRRV from the coding sequence ATGCCGGTTTCAAAGGATATTCTGGACACGCTCGATTCCCTGGTCGATTCCGACCTCTGCATCATGCATATATGCGGCACACACGAAGCAGCAATCGCACGCGCCGGTATCCGGAGTATTCTCCCCGAAAGACTGAAGATCGTGATGGGCCCAGGTTGTCCGGTCTGCATCACGCCGCAGGGCGAGATCGACGCCGCAATCGATCTCGTCGAAAAGGACTGCGTCATCGCGACATACGGCGATCTCCTCCGTGTTCCGGGCTCAAACGGCTCGCTCGAATCCTCGGGCGGAGACGTGCGCGTGGTGCAGGGCGTCCACAAGGCCGTCGAGATCGCCCGCCGCGAGCCCGAAAAAGAGGTCGTCTTCATCTCGGTAGGTTTTGAAACGACGGCTCCGACCGTCGCCGCGACGATCCTCACGAACCCTCCCGAAAACTTCTCGATCCTCTCCTGCCACCGCCTCGTCCCTCCGGCGATGGAGTGGCTGCTCAGTCAGGGCGAGGCGAAACTCCACGGGTTCATGCTCCCCGGCCACGTCTGCACGGTGATGGGATACCACGAGTACGAACAGTTCCCGGTGCCGCAGGTGGTGGCCGGATTCGAGCCTGAGGATATCCTCCTCGGACTCGTGATGCTCGTTAAGCAGATCCGCGAAGGCAAAGCACGGATCGATAATGCGTATCCCCGGGCGGTCTGCCGCGAGGGGAACAGAAAAGCACAGGCGCTGATGTACGACGTCTTCGAACCCTGCGACGTCGAGTGGCGCGGGTTCCCCGTCATCCCGGGCTCAGGCCTCCGGCTCAAGCCTGAGTTCGAGCAGTACGATGCGCAGAAGAAGTTCGATATCGAGATCCGGCATGTCGACAAGCACTCCGCGTGCATCTGCGACCGGGTGCTGCGCGGCATCGCACAGCCGTCGGACTGCAAGCTCTTCGGGAAGGCCTGCACGCCGCGCACCCCGGTCGGTCCGTGCATGGTGAGCCACGAAGGGGCGTGCAAAATCTGGCATCTTTATGAGTCACGGCGGGTGTGA